Proteins co-encoded in one Macrobrachium nipponense isolate FS-2020 chromosome 24, ASM1510439v2, whole genome shotgun sequence genomic window:
- the LOC135205695 gene encoding uncharacterized protein LOC135205695, which translates to MAGTSPSPSQLWRFLVVPEFSSDPLSLLPAALKSDNVTVAVCQLYGPIDCLRLPPEPTGNMTRVWSAGEKTAIYTCHLGYFVEGNKSVTQQNIHCIGVLGDWYPQLKNCSAVEGILILLILTTFEFYVRRIFPT; encoded by the exons ATGGCGGGAACCTCACCTTCTCCGTCTCAACTGTGGCGATTCCTGGTCGTTCCTGAATTCAGTAGTGACCCACTAAGCCTTCTTCCGGCTGCTTTGAAATCTGACAATGTTACCGTAGCTGTATGTCAACTGTATGGACCGATAG ATTGCTTGCGTTTACCTCCTGAACCAACAGGGAACATGACAAGGGTATGGAGCGCTGGTGAAAAGACGGCGATCTATAC ATGTCATCTTGGATATTTCGTCGAGGGAAATAAGTCTGTCACTCAACAGAACATCCACTGCATCGGAGTCTTAGGGGATTGGTATCCTCAACTGAAAAACTGTTCGGCTGTTGAAGGTATCCTAATACTACTAATCCTCACAACCTTCGAATTTTATGTTAGGCGAATATTCCCGACCTAA
- the LOC135205694 gene encoding complement receptor type 1-like, translating into MVRSNYVSNGVGTILVYNCTDGYFVPPTKIGIEPVPWTNVTCSANKTWIPENYSPYCAGLCLDDPIDATLPLINSTWNGIDREIGSQVVISCPTGYYFTDMNQTLVITCEEDGLWTNYSSGLLICRKPAVGIPPDTPEGAILAQNMSRYWLGDVMNFSCEPPQMSASGETYVTAESTGDGWTVVDPEFSCQNACLGAPPNTTRGVTYDYTGVRIWGTRVNYRCEGAFVPSFSASFSVTCDNGSWSSDVVPICRSIPATGSESFLANISRSEIGLYGN; encoded by the exons ATGGTGCGAAGTAACTATGTCTCCAACGGCGTCGGGACTATATTGGTCTACAACTGCACCGATGGGTACTTCGTCCCACCGACGAAG attgGCATTGAACCTGTACCTTGGACTAATGTCACCTGCAGCGCAAACAAGACCTGGATACCTGAGAATTACTCTCCTTACTGTGCCGGAC tGTGTCTGGATGACCCCATAGACGCAACGCTGCCCCTTATCAACTCTACCTGGAATGGAATAGACAGAGAAATTGGGTCTCAG GTGGTCATCTCGTGCCCCACTGGATACTACTTCACCGACATGAACCAGACGCTGGTGATCACATGCGAGGAAGACGGCCTTTGGACAAACTACAGTTCAGGTCTGCTGATTTGTAGAAAAC CGGCCGTCGGTATCCCCCCGGACACCCCAGAGGGGGCAATACTCGCTCAAAATATGAGCCGGTATTGGTTGGGTGACGTCATGAACTTCAGCTGCGAGCCTCCGCAAATGAGCGCCAGCGGAGAGACCTACGTCACGGCCGAGAGCACCGGCGACGGTTGGACGGTGGTAGATCCGGAATTCTCTTGTCAAAATG CCTGCCTTGGCGCCCCACCCAACACGACCCGGGGCGTGACCTACGACTACACGGGCGTTCGCATCTGGGGCACGCGAGTCAACTACCGGTGCGAGGGCGCCTTCGTCCCGTCCTTCTCCGCCTCCTTCAGCGTCACCTGCGACAACGGAAGCTGGTCCTCGGACGTGGTTCCCATTTGCC GTTCGATTCCCGCCACAGGAAGTGAAAGCTTCCTTGCTAATATCTCCCGCTCGGAAATAGGCCTATACGGTAATTAG